The proteins below are encoded in one region of Podarcis raffonei isolate rPodRaf1 chromosome 6, rPodRaf1.pri, whole genome shotgun sequence:
- the GPR52 gene encoding G-protein coupled receptor 52 — MQIMNQSTWIEWKTLNMSGSIVNVSEHYSCPIGFGHYSVVDICILETLIIVLLTFLIITGNLTVIFVFHCAPLLHHYTTSYFIQTMAYADLFVGVSCLIPTLSLLHYSTGVHESLTCQVFGYIISVLKSVSMACLAFISVDRYLAITKPLTYNQLVTPCRLRICIILIWLYSCLIFLPSFFGWGKPGYHGDIFEWCATSWLTNAYFTGFIVCLLYAPAAFIICFTYFHIFKICRQHTKEINDRRARFPSHEVDTAAESGHGPDRRYAMVLFRITSVFYVLWLPYIIYFMLESSRVLENPALSFLTTWLAISNSFCNCVIYSLSNSVFRLGLWRLSETVCSSCIPKKDSIVQDPVPRKRANSCSI; from the coding sequence ATGCAGATCATGAACCAGTCCACTTGGATTGAGTGGAAAACTCTGAATATGAGCGGTAGCATTGTGAATGTATCTGAGCATTACTCCTGTCCAATTGGTTTTGGACACTACAGTGTTGTTGATATCTGCATCCTTGAGACTCTAATTATTGTCTTACTAACATTTTTAATTATAACTGGTAACTTAACAGTAATTTTTGTCTTTCACTGTGCTCCACTGTTACATCATTATACCACCAGCTATTTTATTCAGACTATGGCATATGCTGATCTTTTTGTTGGGGTGAGCTGCTTGATTCCTACCTTGTCATTGCTGCACTATTCTACAGGTGTCCATGAGTCTTTGACTTGCCAGGTTTTTGGATATATCATCTCTGTACTGAAAAGTGTTTCTATGGCCTGTCTTGCTTTTATTAGTGTGGATCGCTATCTTGCTATCACAAAACCACTTACCTACAACCAATTGGTTACACCTTGCCGGTTGAGAATCTGCATCATTTTGATTTGGTTGTATTCCTGCCTTATTTTTTTGCCTTCTTTttttggctggggaaagccaggtTATCACGGAGACATTTTTGAATGGTGTGCAACCTCTTGGCTTACCAATGCCTATTTTACTGGCTTTATTGTGTGCTTGCTATATGCTCCAGCAGCCTTCATCATCTGTTTTACATACTTCCACATATTCAAAATCTGCCGGCAGCACACCAAAGAGATAAATGACAGGAGAGCTCGTTTTCCGAGCCATGAAGTGGACACTGCTGCAGAAAGTGGGCATGGCCCTGACCGGCGCTATGCTATGGTTTTATTTCGTATAACCAGTGTGTTTTATGTGCTCTGGCTCCCCTACATCATCTACTTTATGCTGGAGAGTTCTAGGGTGCTGGAAAACCCAGCACTGTCTTTCTTAACAACATGGCTCGCTATAAGCAATAGTTTTTGTAACTGTGTTATATATAGCCTCTCAAACAGTGTTTTCAGATTGGGACTTTGGAGATTGTCAGAGACTGTGTGTTCATCTTGTATACCTAAAAAAGACAGCATTGTTCAAGACCCAGTTCCTAGAAAACGGGCTAATTCCTGCTCCATCTGA